A segment of the Streptomyces sp. L2 genome:
ATTCAGCGGCTGCGGTATCGCCCACGGCGAGAACGGATCCGTCCCAGCGCCGTCCTACTGAATGGCGCCTTCCGGCCGCCAGCGCAGACGGGTTGGCGCGCATTCCACCTCCTCAATCCCCCTCATGGTGACAGGTCACAGCGTTGACTGGTCTCGTCCTGGACATCTACAAACAGGTGCCGCCGCGCCCTGCCTGGCCCGTCGCTGTGCGGGTCACGTGCGGGTGCGGTGGGCGGTTCGGGGGCGTTCGCCGGCCGGGGGTGCCGTCAGGGCCAAGGTGCGGTGCGTGCGGCGGAGCATGGTGCGGGCCATGAAGGGGTGGACGCGCTTGACCACGGCCCAGTAGAGGCGCGCGCGGGGGCCGTCGGTCTGGACGGCCGTGCTGAGAGTGACGTGGTGGTCATCGACGAGGATCGAGGCCCGGGCCGTCAGGCCGCCGGTGTTCACGTCCAGGAGCAGTTCGCCGCCCGACCGGGCGAGGACGGGGAAGGTGTTGCGCAGGATGCCCGTCCAGGCCGCCGGGTCGCGTGGCAGGCCGGGCAGGAGTTCCATGCGGTACGCGTCCTCGTAGTCGGTACGGTCGAGGCCGGTGCGGAGCAGCCGGGCCGCCGGTGGTGTGGTGACGGTTTCGGGCCGGGCCCAGCCGAGTCCGTGGAGCAGGCGTACCCACGGTGACCAGCGGGTGGGGCGGGCGACGCCGCCGGCCGCCGCTCGCTCGATGTTGTCGAAGATCTCCTCGATCATGGTGTCGTGTATGGG
Coding sequences within it:
- a CDS encoding DUF2867 domain-containing protein; the protein is MTAVRNVHERVIEAPAEAVGALLDRLSAADDPLFPAPAWPRMRLDGPLAVGADGGHGRIRYHVTAYDPGRRVRFDTPPGGGLDGYHEFTVAPLGAERCRVRHVLVCEAHGLVRLSWMCVIRPIHDTMIEEIFDNIERAAAGGVARPTRWSPWVRLLHGLGWARPETVTTPPAARLLRTGLDRTDYEDAYRMELLPGLPRDPAAWTGILRNTFPVLARSGGELLLDVNTGGLTARASILVDDHHVTLSTAVQTDGPRARLYWAVVKRVHPFMARTMLRRTHRTLALTAPPAGERPRTAHRTRT